The genome window TGAAAAAACTGATTGCAGGTGCAATTCTTCTGGGTGCTTCATCTATGGCATTTGCACAACCCGGCTGTGGCGTAGGCGCCATGATCTGGAAAGGACAATCCGGCATTGCTCCTCACGTATTGGCCGCCACAACCAACGGCACTTTTGGCAACCAGACGTTCGGTATGACCACCGGTACCCTGGGCTGCCAGACCAATGCTTCAGTCCAATCCATGGCCATGTACATGGATAGCAACATTGACAAGGTGGCCCGTGACATGTCTCGCGGCTCTGGTGAGAACATCGACACGCTCGCGGTTCTTCTCGGCGTTGATGAAGCTGACCGCGGTGACTTCCGCAAGGTACTTCAGGACAACTTCGCTACTATCTTCCCAAGCTCTGACACCACTTCCGGTGAAGCAGTAGATGCGATCGTGGCCCTGCTGGAGAAAAATGAATCACTGAGCAAATACGTCGCTGCCTGACCCTGGCCGCGTAAAGGGATGCTCATGCGCCAGGGACGGCGCATTTCCATGTTTCACCCCCCCGTTAATCCCGGAAGTAACGATCATCCATGGGCTATTCGCTTCGCATTGGGCCGGCCCTGCTCTGGCTCGCTCTCACCGTATCCGGTCACGCAAACTCCGCTTCGGGGGGCAGCCCTCCCTATCTGGACCCTGCCTGGCTTACTCTTGGCCACTACCATCCCGACACCCTGGGTGACAGTTACACCAGCCAGGCGGACGACCCTGCTTTCTTTCTGAGCGAAAACGGAAAACAGTCGCCGAGAGCCGAACTGGAGGCAACCCTTTCTGCCATTCAGAAGCCCGGCGGTGGGGACGAGCATGCCCGATGTCTTTATCCGGCCAGAACAGCCTGGCTTCAGAAGCGGTTTAACCTGTCTCTACCCGCCATCGATTGCCCTGAATACCAGGAGTGGAAGGACACACTGAGCACGGAAACCGTGACCCTGGTCTTCGCAGCCTCTTACCTGAACAGCCCCTCCTCCATGTTCGGGCACACTTTCCTGAGGCTCGACCCGCCACAGGACGATGAGGAGACGAACCTCCTGCTCGCCAGTACTATCTCCTATGCGGCCGACGCAGCGGCCCACGACAGCGAAATCCTGTTTGCCTACAAAGGCATTTTCGGTGGCTACCCTGGCATAACGACGATCCAACCCTACTACGAGAAAATTCGACTTTATTCCGACATCGAACACCGGGATCTCTGGGAATACACCCTGAACCTCAACCAGGAAGAAGTAGACCTGATGCTGGCCCACGCATGGGAAATCCGGGACCGCAATTTCGATTACTATTTTTTCGATGAAAACTGTGCCTATCGCCTGTTAGCCCTGATTGATGTGGCACGCCCGGACGCCGACCTTCTGAGCGAAGTAAGCACTCACGCTATCCCCTCGGACACCGTTCGCTGGGTTGTGGACAAAGACCTTGTCAGCACGATCAATTACCGGCCATCTGCAGCCACATCAGTTGCCTATAGCCTGTCCTCATTACCGGACTCGCAGCAGACACTGGCAGCGGCCGTGGCCAATGGCTATGTCGCCGCCAATGCCGACGAACTTCAACAACTGAGCGCCCGTGAGAGAGCGCATGTGCTGGATGCCACCTACGACTATGTCCGCTACCAGAGCGAAGCGGAAGGCTGGCCACGCGACATCGCAGCCCCGCTGTCTCATGAGCTGCTGCGAGAACGCAGCAGCATCGACAACGTGGGGTCACCAGAAGCCCCACCCAAGCCCGCCATCCGGGATGATCAGGGCCATGACACCTTCCGCCTCAGTCTGGCGGGCGGCCAGCTCGACCATCGGGAGTTCACCCAGATCACCCTGCGACCGGCCTATCACGATGTACTGGACCCTCCCGCAGGCTATCGTAGCGGCGCCCAGCTCCAGTTCCTGAGACTGGACGCCCGCTACTACACCGACAACGACGAGCTGCAACTGGAGCAGCTGACCGGCGTGGAGATTCGCTCTCTCAGCCCCAGAAACCAGTTTTTTTCGCCCCTATCCTGGCAGGTAGGTTTTGGCGGGCGAAGAGCCGACACCGGCACTAAACGCGTGCTGACGCCTTATCTTGAAGGCGGCGCAGGGGGTAGCTGGCGAGTGGGGCCACAAACCCAACTCTTTGCCCTCGCCACCGCTGACCTGGAAATTGATGACGACCTCCGCCGCGGCTACGACGCAGCGCCAGGCGCCGACATCGGACTGTTGCATCAAAACAGCCAGTTCAGCCTGATGGCCGGAGCCAGGACCAAAGCCTGGATCGTCAGCAGCCAACACAGGCAGGATCAGGCCTACATTAAGGCCAACTGGCACATCGGCCGGAAATTCAGCCTGTTTACCGAATTCACCCGGGAAGATCACTACGACAGGTACCAGAGCACATGGCAAGCGGGACTGCACGCATATTTCTGATTGCGCCGAAGTTGAAAGCCACATTTTTGGCCTTGGGTCTGCTGACAGCGACGCTAACCCTGGGCGGCTGCAGCAGTGTCTTCTTCTATCCGGATAACGTCACCTACATTACCCCTGACCGACTCAACCTGAACTACGAGGATGTGTACCTCGACACCACCGACGGCGAAACCCTCCACGGCTGGTGGCTCCCCGCCGAGACCACACAAGCGCCTGCCAAAGGCACCATCTACTTCCTCCACGGTAACGCCCAGAACATCAGCAGCCACATCCTCAACGTCGCCTGGCTGCCCGCAGAGGGCTACAACGTCTTCACCATCGACTATCGCGGCTACGGCAAATCCACTGGCGACCCGGACATCGAAGGCGCTCTCCATGACTCAGAAACCGGCCTGCGCTGGCTTGTGGAACAAACAGGCGTTAAGGGCGCCCCCGTGTTCCTTCTTGGCCAGAGCCTCGGTGGTGCGTTTGGCATTGCCCTCGCCAGCGAATGGGTGCAACGGAAAGAAACACCAGAACTCAGCGGTGTGGTGCTTGATGGCACCTTTTCGGGGTTCAGAGGAATAGCGAGAGAGAAACTGGGGAGCTTCTGGCTAACCTGGCCATTCCAGATACCTTTAAGCTGGACCATTCCAGATGATTATGAAGGCGTGGATCGCATTGCGGGTATCAGCCCAGTGCCGATCATGATCATCCACAGTGTCCGCGATGGCATTATCCCCTTCCACCACGGCAAGGATCTCTACGAAGCAGCAGAAGAGCCGAAAAACTTCCTGCAGACCGATACGCCACACGCTGCCACGTTTGTGATCCCGGCCTACAAACAAACTGTCTTGAACTTCCTCTCGAGGGCCAGCAACTAAAGCCTGAGCTGGTTTTGGAAGACGCTTTTCAAAACTGTTGAGGGCCAAGGACGGCCCGAAACAAGCCCACATGGATGTGCTCGTAGCGTGTTTTGAAAAGCGCCTTCCAAAACCAGCATGCTCCGAAATCAGAAAGAAAAAAACCCGCCAATCCGAAGGAAAGGCGGGTTTCTTGAGCCGTTTAGCGGTTAGCTATCAGGCAGAGAAGTCAGTCGGCTCTTCGCCTTCCTTAACTTCCTTCATGGACAGCTTAACGCGACCACGGTTGTCCACATCCAGAACCTTAACCAGAACTTCCTGACCTTCGCTCAGCTCGTCAGTCACGTTCTCGATACGGCGCTCGGAGATCTGGGAAATGTGCACCAGACCGTCCTTGCCAGGCAGGATGTTAACGAACGCACCGAAGTCCACGATGCGCTCAACACGACCCTTGTAGATCGCGCCAACCTCGATTTCAGCGGTGATTTCCTTAACCCGGTTAACCGCAGCCTGCGCCGCTTCCTGGTTGTCCGCGTAAATCTTCACGTTGCCGTCATCGTCCAGATCGATAGACGCGCCGGTCTCGTCACAGATAGAACGAATGGTCGCACCGCCCTTACCAATGACGTCACGGATCTTGTCCGGGTTGATCTTGATGGTTGTGATGCTCGGAGCACGGGCAGACAGTTCTGGACGCGACTCGGCAATGACCTTGTTCATCTCACCGAGGATGTGCAGACGCGCTTCGTGAGCCTGCTCCAGGGCCAGTTCCATGATCTCGTCGGTGATGCCGTTGATCTTGATGTCCATCTGCAGGGCAGTAATACCCTCTTTGGTACCGGCAACCTTGAAGTCCATGTCGCCCAGGTGATCTTCGTCACCCAGGATATCGGTCAGAACCGCGAACTTGTCGCCTTCCTTGACCAGACCCATGGCAATACCAGCAACCGGCGCCTTCAGCGGAACACCCGCGTCCATCAGTGCGAGGCTGGAACCACACACTGAAGCCATGGAGCTGGAGCCGTTGGATTCGGTGATCTCGGAAACCGCACGAATGGTGTACGGGAACTCTTCGAT of Marinobacter sediminum contains these proteins:
- a CDS encoding DUF3015 domain-containing protein, with the translated sequence MKKLIAGAILLGASSMAFAQPGCGVGAMIWKGQSGIAPHVLAATTNGTFGNQTFGMTTGTLGCQTNASVQSMAMYMDSNIDKVARDMSRGSGENIDTLAVLLGVDEADRGDFRKVLQDNFATIFPSSDTTSGEAVDAIVALLEKNESLSKYVAA
- a CDS encoding Lnb N-terminal periplasmic domain-containing protein gives rise to the protein MGYSLRIGPALLWLALTVSGHANSASGGSPPYLDPAWLTLGHYHPDTLGDSYTSQADDPAFFLSENGKQSPRAELEATLSAIQKPGGGDEHARCLYPARTAWLQKRFNLSLPAIDCPEYQEWKDTLSTETVTLVFAASYLNSPSSMFGHTFLRLDPPQDDEETNLLLASTISYAADAAAHDSEILFAYKGIFGGYPGITTIQPYYEKIRLYSDIEHRDLWEYTLNLNQEEVDLMLAHAWEIRDRNFDYYFFDENCAYRLLALIDVARPDADLLSEVSTHAIPSDTVRWVVDKDLVSTINYRPSAATSVAYSLSSLPDSQQTLAAAVANGYVAANADELQQLSARERAHVLDATYDYVRYQSEAEGWPRDIAAPLSHELLRERSSIDNVGSPEAPPKPAIRDDQGHDTFRLSLAGGQLDHREFTQITLRPAYHDVLDPPAGYRSGAQLQFLRLDARYYTDNDELQLEQLTGVEIRSLSPRNQFFSPLSWQVGFGGRRADTGTKRVLTPYLEGGAGGSWRVGPQTQLFALATADLEIDDDLRRGYDAAPGADIGLLHQNSQFSLMAGARTKAWIVSSQHRQDQAYIKANWHIGRKFSLFTEFTREDHYDRYQSTWQAGLHAYF
- a CDS encoding alpha/beta hydrolase; its protein translation is MASGTARIFLIAPKLKATFLALGLLTATLTLGGCSSVFFYPDNVTYITPDRLNLNYEDVYLDTTDGETLHGWWLPAETTQAPAKGTIYFLHGNAQNISSHILNVAWLPAEGYNVFTIDYRGYGKSTGDPDIEGALHDSETGLRWLVEQTGVKGAPVFLLGQSLGGAFGIALASEWVQRKETPELSGVVLDGTFSGFRGIAREKLGSFWLTWPFQIPLSWTIPDDYEGVDRIAGISPVPIMIIHSVRDGIIPFHHGKDLYEAAEEPKNFLQTDTPHAATFVIPAYKQTVLNFLSRASN